The following nucleotide sequence is from Populus trichocarpa isolate Nisqually-1 chromosome 11, P.trichocarpa_v4.1, whole genome shotgun sequence.
GGGGCGGGGGGTCAAGGGAGATATCATCAAGTTGTTTGGTTCAAAATTGCTAAGAAACTCAAATGTATAGGTATTGTTTGGACCTGCAAGATTTAATAACATGGTCTTCAAAGCGTTGATAGTTTTAGCCATGCTTTCTCTTGTGAATGATCATCTCTTCTCATTATTTACtgtcaaatgttgaaggacagTATTAGAGCAAATATAAACAAGTAGCCTCCCTCCCTCCATCCACTCCATAAGCCTTGtcgcggggggggggggggtttaaAGTTGCTAAGAAATTAAATGTATTGGTTTTATGAGAGATTTTAAAGGTAAGAGACTAGTTGTGATTAGAGAATGTATTAGCATTTTTAGTACACTTTACCTAAGGGAGATGTTATTGTGTTTAAAGATTTTTATGGGTTTCTAATCGATAATCTATCTATGATTTTTGGATGAAGATTTATTAGTGTGAATAAAcctagtttttcaaatttattataggCTCATGTGCCCCAATGAGTTCTTATAAAAATGATCCATGTAAGTGTCCTGGCATAGCTTGTGCGTCATGGTGAAAAAtacttctaattaaaatttatgaatattcagcataattctaaaaatttcttagttaattcctgatatttaaatattggtCTATTATTAGATTCAATATTTATACTagaatatttattgaattaagattttataaattattgaaatattggttaAATTTTCAAGAATTCAATAAAACTGATTGTTAgttcaaaatgcatgctaagaaaaataaaacataccatgtattattttattaaaaaaaaacaaatataatttttatatttttgagagactgATCGTAtttaacaaacaatttttttttatatattactattattattttttgtatttttatatttatttatttatttttttttatattttttttgcaaggctatatttggcaaaaaaaaaaagatttcttgaaataaaactaaccaaaacaaaacaagtatAAAGAGTGTTTGCCAAATACCACCAtaagccaaaaaaaacaaaaacatgtgaCAAACCAAACAGGGCCTATGACTGACCTGACTGGGTTGCCCCAAGTGGGTTGACTCGACATAGTTAACCCGAATAGGTTGACTTGAATGGGTTGACCCgacaacaaaccaaaacaaagacccAGAACCAAAACAGatttaacataacaaaaacataaaaactaaaaaattccttaagaaaaacatatcaaacacaaacaaaataaaaaacatgaagaacattcaaACCTAAACCCAGCAACATGAATACCAATCCAGACCAGATCTCAAGCAATAAAAAGTAAGGTTTTATGCACAACCAAGCATAGATCAAGAATTAAATGTCAGTCTGCTttgattattatgatttttatcaaGAATAGGTTTCGGTTCAAAACCGAAATCCTAAGATTAAAACctacaaaaacatgttattgatgctTGAAAGTCCTAGACTATTTACTAATAATGATATACGAACTTACAGAAACCAGAATTGAATCAAAACAAGCTCTAAAACTAGAACccataaaaatattctttgaatGAACATGAAAAACATTGCTGTCATGGAAGTTGAATTTGGGGCAGCAGAAAatactcatttttataatttcttgttgAATGGTATAACTTATCATACTTTGATGATTTggttttgcaaaatcaagaggCTTGCAGAAGCAGAGGAGATCTTTGACCAGATAGAAATATAAACTTGAAAGAGGTATGAAAATATCAGATGAAAAACTTAATTCAAGTAACAACCGACAGACTAGCTCATGGCAGTCAATAATACTACTATCATCAGTAGATGAAATACACACCATCAACACCAAGATGAATGCAGTGAGAGAAGATTTGAGAGTAACAGTACAGAACAATAACCAGTCATGTTCTCAATAGCATGGAAGGATTTCAATTGGTTTCGCAATTGGCGTAGGCCACAATGGGAGTTCAACATGGAAGACCTTTCCGTGACAAAAGGAATCTCTCACACCTGGAATCTTACCAGCCATTTTCAACTCTTTTGTCCGCGTGTTGAATGAGATGACATAAGTTTGGAAGTGCAAGTAGACAATATTCCCATCACTTGGATGGAAACCCAGCGGTTTTAACTTGTTCTCGCTACCATCAACGATTTCCTGGACCAAGGAACTTTCAGGGATCATTGCATTGAGAGAAACATGGTCCTCCAAGCTCCATTCCCCGTTATTATAATCCTTGAGTTTCCAAATATGAAAAGTCCGATCAATGCCCACACCTACCAATTCCATCAAACATAGAAAGCCCTGACGCACCCCAAAGCATTTTCCCATTGCGGGCAACAACCTGGTTTGCATATAAGAGCAATTGATGGAAGTGAATAGCTCTGGATTGAAGGGATCATAAGCAAAAATATGCTCACGATTGCACCAAACCAACTTCCCATTGTGTGCAACAACATCAGTAATCCACCAAAATTCGGAACCTTCGAGAACTGACCTATACCATTTTTTAGTCTCTGAACAATATGTCTTCATAACTATTTGCGTAGATTCTACTCTAGTGAAATGAACTACCCTAAATCGATAtttgctattaataaaactttcTCCTTGACTATCTTCAAAATAGTAAGGTTCACAAACAAATCCCACCTTGTAATCATTCATGTAATCAGCTTCAAGCAAAGGGAGGGCAATCCATTGCATTGTAAATGGATTGCAGATATAATATTGCAACATTCCAATTTCAATCTTAGCTACACAGCATAACATTAAGTCATTGACGATAGCTGAGACCCTAACACACCCATTTCTTTCAGGGAGATAGCTGAGCTCAAATCCACGAAATTTGAACATGGGTTCATCCGAAAATGTGAACAGGACATTCCAACTGGGTTTACTCCAGTAACTGATGAGAAGAGCAGAAGGGTTTTGCTTGTAATGAAGATTTAGATGGTGGGTTATAAATCGACCAGCAAAATAAGGAGAAGATATTAGAGAATACCATTTTTTGCATACACACTTGCACAGAAACGCAGATTGAGTGGAGGGTAGCCTATGAAGAATTTCAATCAAGAGAGGTTGCAGATCATTAAGAGATAAACGGGACTGTTCTGATGAAGATGGGATATCTCTCCTTGTTCTTTTGTTGGAGCAGCATGACACAAGTGTTCGCtctctgcttctgcttctgcttctgcttctgcttggCTTCTCATCATCACCGGCCATGGCTCTTCTCTGTCCTCCTGTCCTCCCGCGATCTCTcgtctctctcttttcctttacacacacacaacatAACAGAATAAACTAAATGGAAAAAGGTCCAAACAACGTTTATACTGTAGCTATAAACTCGTATTCACCATGTATTTGAAtagtaaatttatgattttaccTCTCAGATCATAAACAATTGGGCTACTTAACGAGggtatcaaagtttttttttt
It contains:
- the LOC18111235 gene encoding uncharacterized protein LOC18111235, which encodes MAGDDEKPSRSRSRSRSRERTLVSCCSNKRTRRDIPSSSEQSRLSLNDLQPLLIEILHRLPSTQSAFLCKCVCKKCYWSKPSWNVLFTFSDEPMFKFRGFELSYLPERNGCVRVSAIVNDLMLCCVAKIEIGMLQYYICNPFTMQWIALPLLEADYMNDYKVGFVCEPYYFEDSQGESFINSKYRFRVVHFTRVESTQIVMKTYCSETKKWYRSVLEGSEFWWITDVVAHNGKLVWCNREHIFAYDPFNPELFTSINCSYMQTRLLPAMGKCFGVRQGFLCLMELVGVGIDRTFHIWKLKDYNNGEWSLEDHVSLNAMIPESSLVQEIVDGSENKLKPLGFHPSDGNIVYLHFQTYVISFNTRTKELKMAGKIPGVRDSFCHGKVFHVELPLWPTPIAKPIEILPCY